Genomic DNA from Salvia miltiorrhiza cultivar Shanhuang (shh) chromosome 1, IMPLAD_Smil_shh, whole genome shotgun sequence:
ttgtagattagtgttttaagtgcgtaggtaataaagtataaaagtgataaagtaagagagaaaatgtaataaagtgataaaataggagagagaatgtaattaagaccccttatttttggattaattattaccttatttgaaaatgtgtcaagatacGTGAAATgacccaaaaaagaatatgtGTCAAAGTTCGCGGGACGAGGGAGTATAAGATTGAGATATTAAAGTTCATTTCACCCtcaattcaataataataaaaaataatgatggTATTTAGCATTTTATTATTCTTAAATACATTGGTGAGTATTAATTGAATTAGCACAATTAGATAAGTAAAATTTAAATCTAACAATACTTAACTTTGATTATACCCCTACTAGCATAGGCCATCAAAGATGACTTTTTttaaaaggaaaacaaaatatTGAAATGTTCTGataaatagttttatttttaatactttttttattatataaaaaatgaagaaatttgCGCTGGCGAAGAATCAGATAACAAAGCGGGCAGTTCgactccaccaccgccgccgccacaACTGTAATGAGTGCTTTGCTAATGTAAAAACAATCCCTTTTTTTCCTACCTAAAAAGAGCCCAGTATTAAAAATGCCATAAATTTCcattaaataagaaaagaaaaatgtcGTCCTTGACCAGCATCCCGTTTCAAAAATTGTTGGCTGCATCCGCTGcagctgcttcttcttcttcttcatcgaTTTCTCCGCTCAAATCTCTCCTTTTAAAGCCCACTTCTTGTAGAGCCCTTTTCCATCCCAAACCCAACGCCGCCGCTACCCCTTTCGGCCTCCGTTTCGCCGCTTCATTCACCGCCGCTACCTCAACCATGGGtgacgtcgccgccgccgaTTCCGCCATGGACGCCGTCCAGAGGCGCCTCATGTTTGAAGACGAGTTTGTGCCCTATCTTTTTCTTTCCCCCCATTTTCTCTTACTCTCTTTGCGATTCGCGCTCGCACACATTGGCGTGTTTTGAGATCTTGGGTTTATTGATGTGGGTTTGCGATCATGTGGGATTTTGATTATCTGGGTTTTGTTGGGTTTCAGATTTGATGTTGGAATGAGTTCATGTCAAtttctaactttttttttttttttgtctttttttttctttctttataatttgtccttttcacttttttttttcctgtaaTGAATTACCTTTACTATTTCACGTTCTTTAGGAAATATGGCGGTGGGTTTATGTTTAGGTTTCGTTTCTCTCTCATGTATGTTTGTGGATACAAGATGAATATGTGAAAAAAAGTTCACATTTTTACAATCAGGGTGCTGTAAGTATGGATTTTTCTTATTCATACTGGTTATTTTCTCTCTGCAGATGCATATTGGTTGATGAGAATGATCACGTTGTTGGCCATGAATCCAAGTACAATTGTAAGCCGCAGTTTCTCAATACTCATGTATTTCGATCATAGTAATTCTTTGGAATATTTAGCACGTTTGAATCGCTGAGCGTTGTGCCTCCGTTAGCTATTCGAGAAATACTAGATCCATTAGGGGTATGAGTTGTGATGTTTTGGTTGGATGTTGATTATATGTTCTTCGGTAGAGCACACGATGTGAAATTTATGAGAATTCATGGAAACTTATGGCAGTTCTAGTTGTATACTAACGGTTGGGAAGCTTTAAGTggtgccccccccccccctctcccCTTTTTCCGATGCAACTTTTTTGTTTATGGAAATGTTTCTGGTGCTGTGTTTTACTGACCTGAAAATCCTTCGAATATGCAGGTCATCTGATGGAAAAGATTGAGGCTCTAAATCTGTTGCACAGAGCTTTCAGTGTCTTCCTGTTTAACTCAAAATACGAGTTATTGCTTCAGGTATAATCTAGCTAGATTGTGTACCGGCTCCATATAAATTCATGCCATGTCGATCTGTGGTGTTGACTTTTCTAAATTTTCGGGAAAACTACGGTGTTCGTACATGCATGAAATTTTGGTTGATATATGATGATATTCTGAAATAGGAAATCTTACTCTCAGCTCTTTAATTAGGGTGTATATAAAATACTGTGCATCTGGACATGTTAGGATTGCAGAAAATGTCGAGAGGGTATTTGATGATTCTAAAATGGGACTTCCTACCTTTTCACTTTCGTTAAGGTGTATGTAgccaatatatatgtataggcaTGAGGCTTTTGCTCACCATAGTCGTTTTATGCCCTCACCTTTGTTGCCAGTGCCACCCACTCTTATAACATCTCAAAGCATACGCTGCTGTTTTATTGCTCAGAAAGATAAGGATTTCTTCACTTGTCTCATGTTTGGTTGGGATTGTGGGAAATCACTGCAAAGCATTTCAGTAATGCAGGAGTAGGACTGTAGGAGTAATTCACCTTTAAAGTATTCTAAGAAAGTATGTGGAAAATCAAATGTAAGAAAAGTCAACTTCGTTTCCTATGtctatttttttctctctcattttttcttttataaaaaataggaTCAACAATGGTTCCTCATTTTTCTATGTCTAATGTCTAATGCTGGCTGCTAAACAAGATAGTGAAGTcctgaaaaagtgaaaagtttTAAGTTTCTGCTTTTAGATAATAGTTGGATCTACATTATCTTAGTATTGCTGAACATCaaatttgaaaaatcataaaaatagaaaagaatgaGAAGGCTTGAACTTGATAACTATTTTGCTCGGGCTCTGAACCTCCTTGTGCGTTCATGTTTACACCTCGTGGTTGGATATTTAATATGAcatcagaaaaagaaaaatgcacTGCTCCACTGACACACATTTCCTGAAAGCTCTTCATTGTTGTGCTCTTACCTGCACATGCCCCACAATTACACTCTGATGCCCATATAATCTCTGTGATGAGGCTGCTACCTGTGTgccactaattaaaaatttctcGTAATGTTTCGTGTACTTGTTCCTGTTTTACTTACTGGTTCAAAAGCAAACGCTTAGAGAAATATTCTACCGTTATGTCTTTTGGATCTCGCATCTTCTTGAATCTCGCATCTCTTTCAGCCTCATTCCCTGATAGTTCTTTCCTCGCACTTTTTGTTATATACATGTGtatttttttggaatttatttgGTGAAAATATGAAACAATAAAAATTACTAGAAAACATGGAGTTATATGAGTTGTCCAATTGTCGTTTATCCATGAGTTGTCTTCATTCTTGTCTCTGTTGACTCTCAGCCTCATTGACATAAGATCGGCTTacacattttattttctttgatcTCGTGCAGCAACGATCCACAACTAAGGTTACTTTTCCATTGGTGTGGACAAACACTTGCTGCAGTCATCCACTATACCGAGATTCTGAGCTTATTGAAGAGAATGCTCTTGGTATTGTATTACTTTCATGATTCAATTACAAGCACCTCTTGTCTGAACTCGAATACCTCTTTCTGACCCAATTTTGAATTCAAGGTGTGAGGAATGCTGCTCAGAGGAAGCTGTTGGATGAACTCGGCATCCCTGCTGAAGATGTCCCAGTCGATCAGTTTGTTCCTTTGGGGCGTATGCTGTACAAGGCCCCGTCAGATGGAAAATGGGGAGAGCATGAATGTAAGtagtacacacacacacacacacgaacTATCCATCAATCACTTGTTAAGCGATTATATTTGTGACATTTCTTGATATCTGCAGTGGATTATCTCCTATTCATTGTCCGGGATGTGAGCGTGCATCCAAATCCAGATGAAGTGCACGATGTGAAATATGTGAACCGGGAGGAGCTGAAAGAGCTTCTACGTAAGGCAGATGCCGGAGAGGGGGGCTTGAAGCTATCGCCGTGGTTCAGATTAGTGGTGGACAACTTCTTGTTCAAGTGGTGGGACCACGTCGAGAAAGGGACGATAAAGGAAGCTGTTGACATGAAGACAATTCACAAGCTGACTTAGAAATGAAGTAGTAGTAATGTCTGATTTCATTTCAACTTGTGTCATTTTATCATATTCAGTTGTTTGAAACTGATCAAACTTGGTTGCCAAATAGGGGTGTTGTTGACGCCGGTAAGTTTGAATTGTGTTGCAAGTTCAATTTGCTCTTGTTGGTGAATTTTGGCAGGCCTTCTAAGTTTAGGTATATCTCCTTGTCTTTGTTTGATGTGGTCAGTTTTTGTTGTGgctttgaaataaaatttattgttatCTGTCGAAGGATTATACTGATAAATTGCTTGTTTCCTTGATGCTGGttctttttgttgttgttgttttttttttttttgttatgttgTTAATTAAGTTACACTCAGTAGTCGAGAAATCGGGTATTACTGTTCCATTAATAATGAATCATTGATAATGAACTGTTTCAAAAAAAGAATTCCTCGTAAAAAAGTGTGGGTTTTATCACTTTGTATTATACTAGCATAAAAATGTATGTTGaatgtgtaattaatgttattttaattaataatttattatttaaaaaaaactattaatttattatttttattggataatttattggatgaatatatttatttataagctttatcaatagctataaatataaagtattctttataaatttgggtgacaaataaatgtatataaaaataaatttatattttataaatataataataagcaATTCACAAGTTGTGCCTTAGACTGCCTTagactctttttctattagtatatatattttatcaatgggacaaaaaaaatattttatactctCTATCTTtcaaatagcttctcaaaagtGAGGCACATGTTTTAAAACGAAaagataaaaagtaaaaacaaatgGAGTGTTTAGAgtaatgaaaaagtaaaaagtaagtataaatgaaatattattaatggtggaatataatccaaaaataaaaagaaatttatttaaagacgacccaaaaagaaaagttatgaaatatattttgatcATATATGAATGTGTTGTTTACAAATTCGAGTGATTTTTGTTAATCGCTCAAATGTCGCCAGCACATCAACATATTTGACAACGACAATCAACCAATATTTGCAGATGTGAAATTTGTCGCAATCAGCATTGGATGTCGATTTGTATGTCAAAATCTCCCTCTCCAACCTGTCGAAATCAATCTTTGATCCCTCAAATCATATGCTTAAAACGCTTAAACAATGATAATTGATTGAAAGCAAAAGTTTGACAAATCACTCGAATTTAAGAGTGATACTAATTGCAGCAAACAAGATAACACAGAAGAAAATTGCTACAAATAAACAtgactagagagagagagagagagagggagagagaattgGCAACGTATAGAAATAAGGAAATTCAAAAAATGGGAATACTGTCTACAGTTACATGATAAGGTGACTTTAGTCTGAGAAGCAATGGTTTGTATATATGAAAATAGAAGCTTGAAAAATGAGTGAGTGCATTGAGAAAGAAGAGTAAAAATTGGATGGATTGAGAGGCCGATAAGAATGGATACCATATTTACGAGCATCGGAAGATTTACTTTGGCCCCTTCTGCTTCAGCGTAATCTTGTCGCCTAAGCTGAGGGCGATTCCTTGAGTCTTGCTCCTGATCCTGATATATCCATTCAGCTTGCCATCGGCCTGTTTCTCCACACTAATATTTACCAACGCATCCTCACCGAATGCACTCTTTGCGTACAGATTTGCAGCCATGAACCCACATTCACCTTCCAGAGCAGACCTGGGTGGTCGATGCACACACCAGACATGATAAGCAACGACAAAAGAAAGCACGCCACCATAAACAACCAAACAGGAATCTAAAATCCACTTACTGTGGGGTTAGGCATCTCATGTTGGTAGATTCAATTATGTGGTCAAGGAATTCCTTCGCGTTTGAGATTGTCGTGTTGATAGCAACCTGGTAAAAGAAAGGCAAAGAGACAGGAAAATTAAAAAACGAGTAACAAATTAACAAGAGACAGGATAGAACTTTGAGAGACAGTGGTGTTTAGTGGCATAACAGCTCTCCCTCCAACTTAATGTCTTATTTGCTTAACATATCCTAACTTAATGCAATTGAActgtttccaaaaatagaacCAATGCAACTCTCATTCATATATGACAATCTTATATACTGTCAGTAATCAGTATAAACAAACACATAAATTAGGATTCCTTTTTCTTCCTTCAAAGTTGTCCGCTTACATGATTAGAGAGCACTATTAGCTTTTAGATTATTGAAATCTCAGGAATCAATCCTAGAGTTTATATCAATAAACTAGACAATAATCAATAAGGTTGTAATCCAGTCAGAGTTTACAAGCAGCTCGAGTTTATGATCATCTCCATATTGATATAGAAAATATCTGATGATTTTAATatagggattatagccaaaaaatacacgaactttgataaaagttgcaattttcacctgaactttcaaattagccaaaatatacctgaacttatattttttgttgtaaatttcacctcgacggagttcaatcattgcaatttcaggtgaaatttacaacaaaaaatataagttcaggtatattttggctaatttgaaagttcaggtgaaaattgcaacttttatcaaagttcgtgtattttttggctataatccctttaATATATAAGAACTTAGTGCAAGTAATATGGGCAGTCATACCTTGTTCTCCCACTCAAATTCTGCCCACATGGTTCTAAAAGCGGCATCACTGCAAACGGCTGGAGATATGTAGTCCATGATATCGATATGGATATCATTGAGGACAACAACAGTCCGCTCAAGCACATTTGAGGTCTCGTAAACAATGTTTCCAAATATGACTCCAGTTTCAGTAGATGATACTTTAATATTTGCTTTTATCTGCTTGCTTGACTCTGGAGCTAGGGTATAATTCTGCGGACGCTCAACAAGTTTAAGATCACCCATTGTAGCCAATTCCAAACACAAGTTCTGGAGAGTTTCCTTTGTTCTATTAATTATCGCAACATCCAGGACAATGTCATAATGGTGAACTGTCACATAAGCTTCAGCATATACAGGGTCACTGAATCCCGTCAGTTGAATGATAcgatttaatttatttgcaTCATCTGCATCCTTAACAAATTGTCCAGTAGCACGTTTAAGATCATCTTGAACCTCATCTTCCAGCTCGAGCTGGCTCATGCCCTTTgtaaagaaaaaaatgagagaaatgaTTAGCAACCATTATGTTGTTTATGCCATAAACAAGCAAATGCCAGAACTGGTCATCATAAATTAAGAAAGGTCCTCACAAACATGCCTATGCACAAATGGAAAGAGACAGACAGAAATTAGCAGTCCCTCAATGAACTGACTAACCAAGGGAAAAGAACAAGTTGATTAAGGATGAATTAATGTTACAATTTACTTAATGATATGGTATTCTAGGCTTGCAATGGCAATTTCCTTGCGTAAAAACGAGGGCTAGATTTTCATTCAAGAAGGCAACAATGAAATGTCAATGTTTATCAAGGGTAAGAAATAGACAGAAGTGCAATATTTCACCTTTCGACTCTTCAAATGGTAAAAGTCAATAAGGTCATCTGGCTGGGAGTGGGAAACCTGCGCCTTCGCTTTTATTTCTTCAGTTTCACGCAGTTGTTTATCTGAAagcatcttaataaaactctcACGACAAGATTTTAGCCAGATCTTTCTCACATCGTCCCCTGTGTTACATAGCAATCTTATGCAGAGAACAATCCTATCATAAGAATCATTGTCGATTGGGTGAGGGAGAACAGAGGATTGCCCTAGCTGTAGCATGGCGACCATAACCAATAATGCATTGCTTGCTGCTTTATTCACTTCAACTTTTGATGGTTGAACCTCTTCTAaccttaaaatgagctttgccAGGGTGCAGGAGATAACTGCCCCAAGGAAAAAATCACCAGTGAGAAGGAGAGATCTCAAATTCCCCGTTGCCAAAGATCCTTGAACTACAGATGGAACGGAGAAGGCAGTTTCAGATGCAGCACTTTGAGTTGCATAAGTTCCATCAGCAAGGATAGCTGGTCTTCTAGACGAAACAGTAATTGAGGTTGCCTGCTGGGTTTTCTTTGATGAATCAGCAGCTTCCTCATTTTCTGACACTGAAAAGAATGGTAACTCTCCTAGACACTGCTTGATGGTTGCAATGCCGCTCTCAACTTCAGAAAGAGAGAGACAATACTCACCAATAATCCAAAGAGCACAAGAACAAACTCGTGCTGCTCGGATCTGATAAAATGTATCCAGAAGCCTGGTGATGATAGAAACCCTTAACTTTGGGTTTGTTTCAATTATCTCACGCACAAAAACAGCAACATCCATAGCAGATGCTATGTTGTTATCTCCCAAGAAATCCATCAACAAATGGACCACTGTGCTTGCCACTTCAGGGAACTTTATAGCACAAGAATGGATAGCTTGAATTAGCATTTGTCGGTACTCACCATTCTTCTCAAGCTCTCCACTTTGAGTTTTTACAACTTCCTTTTTCAAAGTAAGAACCACCTCACTGACATTACGAGGTGTGATCAATTCCAGAACAATATCAAGTGTTTTCTTTTGAATGTCAACATTTGGGCTTGACAGTGCCCTCAGGACATCCATTATCATGTCAATCATAATTTCTCTGTGGGAAGATTTGAGTTCATTCAGCCTATCAAGAAGAATCAGCTTAAAATTATAGTCACTCTGAGAAACAAGAAGCTGGCAATATGTATTTGCTGCAGCTTTAATAGCTGTGGGAGCAGATGACAAAGAAACAAGGGTTCCAGCACTTTCATA
This window encodes:
- the LOC131005773 gene encoding coatomer subunit beta-1-like, whose protein sequence is MEKSCSLLVHFDKTTPAIANEIKEALEGNDIPAKIDAMKKAVMLLLNGENLPQLFITIVRYVLPCEDHTVQKLLLLYLEIIDKVDGKGRVLPEMILICQNLRNNLIHPNEYIRGVTLRFLCRISEVEIIEPLVTSIMSNLEHRHPYVRRNAILAVMSIYKLEHGDQILVDAPETMEKFLLTEQDQSAKRNAFLMLFNCAQDRAINYLLTNVDKVPDWGGPMQMVVLELIRKVCRTNKAEKGKYIKIIISLLNAPSAAVVYESAGTLVSLSSAPTAIKAAANTYCQLLVSQSDYNFKLILLDRLNELKSSHREIMIDMIMDVLRALSSPNVDIQKKTLDIVLELITPRNVSEVVLTLKKEVVKTQSGELEKNGEYRQMLIQAIHSCAIKFPEVASTVVHLLMDFLGDNNIASAMDVAVFVREIIETNPKLRVSIITRLLDTFYQIRAARVCSCALWIIGEYCLSLSEVESGIATIKQCLGELPFFSVSENEEAADSSKKTQQATSITVSSRRPAILADGTYATQSAASETAFSVPSVVQGSLATGNLRSLLLTGDFFLGAVISCTLAKLILRLEEVQPSKVEVNKAASNALLVMVAMLQLGQSSVLPHPIDNDSYDRIVLCIRLLCNTGDDVRKIWLKSCRESFIKMLSDKQLRETEEIKAKAQVSHSQPDDLIDFYHLKSRKGMSQLELEDEVQDDLKRATGQFVKDADDANKLNRIIQLTGFSDPVYAEAYVTVHHYDIVLDVAIINRTKETLQNLCLELATMGDLKLVERPQNYTLAPESSKQIKANIKVSSTETGVIFGNIVYETSNVLERTVVVLNDIHIDIMDYISPAVCSDAAFRTMWAEFEWENKVAINTTISNAKEFLDHIIESTNMRCLTPQSALEGECGFMAANLYAKSAFGEDALVNISVEKQADGKLNGYIRIRSKTQGIALSLGDKITLKQKGPK
- the LOC131005782 gene encoding isopentenyl-diphosphate Delta-isomerase I, whose translation is MSSLTSIPFQKLLAASAAAASSSSSSISPLKSLLLKPTSCRALFHPKPNAAATPFGLRFAASFTAATSTMGDVAAADSAMDAVQRRLMFEDECILVDENDHVVGHESKYNCHLMEKIEALNLLHRAFSVFLFNSKYELLLQQRSTTKVTFPLVWTNTCCSHPLYRDSELIEENALGVRNAAQRKLLDELGIPAEDVPVDQFVPLGRMLYKAPSDGKWGEHELDYLLFIVRDVSVHPNPDEVHDVKYVNREELKELLRKADAGEGGLKLSPWFRLVVDNFLFKWWDHVEKGTIKEAVDMKTIHKLT